A window from Setaria italica strain Yugu1 chromosome VIII, Setaria_italica_v2.0, whole genome shotgun sequence encodes these proteins:
- the LOC111258359 gene encoding putative disease resistance protein RGA4, producing MPGLGLIITLDGDGAQGDYRQDLEGIHIVLRRWCCVYDDFDGTIASNICQTSDKDHEKALKELQGIITGKRYLIVLDDVWNRDEAKWGKPMSCLKQGGKGSAVLTTTHDAEVAQIMKMGVAEAYTIEKLSPKHLMEIVQSRAFNLQKPNIEELDDIVDMIVDRFAGSPLAAKTLVSVLNTKTSLKEWKDISAKSITCLQMIAGSL from the exons ATGCCGGGGCTGGGgctcatcatcacgctcgacggcgacggcgcccagGGAGATTATCGACAAGATCTGGAAGGAATC CACATTGTGCTTCGGAGGTGGTGTTGTGTGTATGATGATTTTGATGGCACCATTGCAAGCAATATCTGCCAGACCAGTGACAAAGATCATGAAAAAGCATTGAAGGAGCTCCAGGGTATAATAACTGGAAAGAGGTACCTCATTGTGTTAGATGATGTATGGAATAGGGATGAGGCTAAGTGGGGAAAACCGATGTCCTGCCTTAAGCAAGGTGGCAAGGGCAGTGCAGTACTGACAACAACTCATGATGCAGAAGTAGCTCAAATTATGAAAATGGGTGTAGCTGAAGCCTATACTATCGAGAAATTGAGTCCCAAACATTTGATGGAAATAGTCCAGAGTAGAGCATTCAATTTGCAAAAACCAAACATTGAAGAGCTAGATGACATTGTTGATATGATTGTTGACAGATTTGCTGGTTCTCCTTTGGCTGCAAAAACCCTTGTCTCTGTGTTGAATACCAAGACAAGTCTGAAAGAATGGAAGGATATATCAGCCAAAAGTATCACTTGTCTTCAAATGATTGCAGGGTCATTGTAA
- the LOC101785470 gene encoding heavy metal-associated isoprenylated plant protein 47, with product MITLPIPATELSTSSVAQNYAYQSPHRAWHFGSEPCSATPPEESATMKKKIVIRVEMTCDRRRAKAVALVAATPGVSSVAVAGDATDQLVVIGDGFDSIRLASALRREVGPAEIVQVAAEAKECGCDKKPPTAAAAVPLPPYVPRARSCQYPPQQQPLSFVYEPPAARFCFIM from the exons ATGATCACACTTCCAATTCCAGCTACAGAACTGTCTACCAGT TCTGTTGCTCAAAACTACGCGTACCAATCACCCCATCGAGCGTGGCATTTCGGTTCTGAACCTTGCAGCGCCACGCCGCCGGAAGAATCAGCGACAATGAAG AAAAAGATCGTGATCAGGGTGGAGATGACGTGCGACCGGCGCCGGGCCAAGGCTGTGGCGCTGGTGGCGGCCACGCCCGGGGTGAGTTCCGTGGcggtcgccggcgacgccacGGACCAGCTCGTCGTCATCGGCGACGGCTTCGACTCCATCCGCCTCGCCAGCGCGCTGCGCAGGGAGGTCGGGCCCGCGGAGATCGTCCaggtcgccgccgaggccaagGAGTGCGGGTGCGACAAGAAGCCacccacagccgccgccgctgtgccCCTGCCCCCGTACGTGCCGAGGGCGAGGTCCTGCCAGTacccgccgcagcagcagccgctgaGCTTCGTATACGAGCCACCCGCCGCCAGGTTCTGCTTCATAATGTAG
- the LOC101785068 gene encoding uncharacterized protein LOC101785068 isoform X1: MGKRVKSTHKSTSQTHNEGGRQGLRGKRVTSLTDLESYSTSASSTDDTSPERTKRRRRRTRSSRNARKNEDILTCSQYNDILQMLKLLNVKFDEQSKQNTESKDDISEMRKQLEKVLENQNVQSKELEKLRKQSELHTNGTSHASDAPSFSFFHRSQSNQLQPPRYRLVFRSGNIDTIEKGQTIDISVALVEGNNDQTVENGPLASATVELVVVNAEFNEHDNQHNWSREDFESYVKKPRRGNVDQSAKSIVSNGRFNLVDGAKCHRGSTIFENSSNKKVRLGVIVVSPTEERVLEGLSNSFFVRGHDRPGRQNNLCHNSSNRQRQPLVDNDHQEQNSPMPNLPQLSRINSTQTARNRLDVIGGQSQLPFPGTNRLSTEPSTSALIPPYLNPDLLSVAQAVCRQNGQALVDNDYQEQNSPMPNRPHSSRINSTQTAGNRLDIIGEQSQLPYPGTNMLSTKPSTSALIPPYLDPDLLMVAQAICRQNDTRFNTNPTTLAVQLVRDSVNGTEQASLEPS, encoded by the exons ATGGGCAAGCGAGTGAAGTCAACTCACAAGTCAACATCACAAACTCACAACGAAGGGGGGCGTCAGGGCCTCAGGGGCAAGCGAGTGACGTCGCTGACGGACCTCGAGTCCTACTCCACGAGCGCGAG CTCAACTGATGACACATCTCCAGAGAGAACTAAACGTAGAAGACGACGGACTCGGTCTTCAAGAAATGCTAGGAAAAATGAG gatatATTAACATGCTCTCAATACAATGACATCCTACAGATGCTAAAATTACTCAATGTGAAGTTTGACGAACAATCAAAGCAGAATACTGAAAGTAAGGATGACATTAGTGAAATGCGCAAACAGTTGGAGAAGGTTCTTGAAAATCAAAATGTTCAGAGCAAAGAATTGGAGAAGCTCCGCAAACAATCAGAGCTTCATACTAACGGCACAAGTCATGCTTCTGATGCTCCAAG TTTTTCCTTCTTTCACAGATCACAATCAAATCAACTGCAGCCACCTAGATACCGACTGGTATTCAGATCTGGGAATATTGACACAATTGAAAAAGGGCAAACCATAGATATAAGTGTAGCTCTAGTTGAGGGTAATAATGATCAAACTGTAGAAAATGGACCCCTTGCTTCTGCTACAGTTGAGTTGGTTGTCGTTAACGCAGAGTTCAATGAACATGATAATCAACACAATTGGTCCAGAGAGGATTTTGAGTCCTACGTGAAAAAACCACGTCGTGGGAATGTGGATCAGTCAGCAAAATCAATAGTTAGTAACGGCCGATTTAACCTTGTTGACGGGGCTAAATGTCACCGTGGTTCCACAATATTCGAAAACTCCAGTAACAAGAAGGTTAGGCTTGGGGTGATCGTAGTGTCGCCAACTGAAGAACGAGTTCTAGAAGGACTATCAAATTCTTTCTTTGTGCGGGGCCATGACCGGCCTGGAAGACAAAATAACTTGTGCCATAACAGCTCAAACAGACAAA GGCAACCTCTTGTTGACAATGATCATCAAGAACAAAATAGCCCAATGCCTAACCTGCCACAGCTGTCACGGATAAATTCAACTCAAACTGCAAGAAACA GATTGGATGTAATTGGGGGACAATCACAGCTTCCATTTCCAGGAACTAATAGGCTTTCTACAGAACCATCTACCAGT GCTTTGATACCACCATACCTTAATCCTGATTTGCTGAGTGTGGCCCAAGCTGTTTGCAGACAAAACG GGCAAGCTCTGGTTGACAATGATTATCAAGAACAAAATAGCCCAATGCCTAACCGGCCACACTCGTCACGGATAAATTCAACTCAAACTGCGGGAAACA GATTGGATATAATTGGGGAACAATCACAGCTTCCATATCCAGGAACTAATATGCTTTCTACAAAACCATCTACCAGT GCTTTGATACCACCATACCTTGATCCTGATTTGCTGATGGTGGCCCAAGCTATTTGCAGACAAAACG ATACGCGATTCAATACAAAcccaacaacacttgcagtgcAACTTGTACGGGATAGCGTCAATGGAACCGAGCAAGCATCATTGGAACCTTCTTGA
- the LOC101785068 gene encoding uncharacterized protein LOC101785068 isoform X3, translating into MGKRVKSTHKSTSQTHNEGGRQGLRGKRVTSLTDLESYSTSASSTDDTSPERTKRRRRRTRSSRNARKNEDILTCSQYNDILQMLKLLNVKFDEQSKQNTESKDDISEMRKQLEKVLENQNVQSKELEKLRKQSELHTNGTSHASDAPSFSFFHRSQSNQLQPPRYRLVFRSGNIDTIEKGQTIDISVALVEGNNDQTVENGPLASATVELVVVNAEFNEHDNQHNWSREDFESYVKKPRRGNVDQSAKSIVSNGRFNLVDGAKCHRGSTIFENSSNKKVRLGVIVVSPTEERVLEGLSNSFFVRGHDRPGRQNNLCHNSSNRQKQNSPMPNLPQLSRINSTQTARNRLDVIGGQSQLPFPGTNRLSTEPSTSALIPPYLNPDLLSVAQAVCRQNGQALVDNDYQEQNSPMPNRPHSSRINSTQTAGNRLDIIGEQSQLPYPGTNMLSTKPSTSALIPPYLDPDLLMVAQAICRQNDTRFNTNPTTLAVQLVRDSVNGTEQASLEPS; encoded by the exons ATGGGCAAGCGAGTGAAGTCAACTCACAAGTCAACATCACAAACTCACAACGAAGGGGGGCGTCAGGGCCTCAGGGGCAAGCGAGTGACGTCGCTGACGGACCTCGAGTCCTACTCCACGAGCGCGAG CTCAACTGATGACACATCTCCAGAGAGAACTAAACGTAGAAGACGACGGACTCGGTCTTCAAGAAATGCTAGGAAAAATGAG gatatATTAACATGCTCTCAATACAATGACATCCTACAGATGCTAAAATTACTCAATGTGAAGTTTGACGAACAATCAAAGCAGAATACTGAAAGTAAGGATGACATTAGTGAAATGCGCAAACAGTTGGAGAAGGTTCTTGAAAATCAAAATGTTCAGAGCAAAGAATTGGAGAAGCTCCGCAAACAATCAGAGCTTCATACTAACGGCACAAGTCATGCTTCTGATGCTCCAAG TTTTTCCTTCTTTCACAGATCACAATCAAATCAACTGCAGCCACCTAGATACCGACTGGTATTCAGATCTGGGAATATTGACACAATTGAAAAAGGGCAAACCATAGATATAAGTGTAGCTCTAGTTGAGGGTAATAATGATCAAACTGTAGAAAATGGACCCCTTGCTTCTGCTACAGTTGAGTTGGTTGTCGTTAACGCAGAGTTCAATGAACATGATAATCAACACAATTGGTCCAGAGAGGATTTTGAGTCCTACGTGAAAAAACCACGTCGTGGGAATGTGGATCAGTCAGCAAAATCAATAGTTAGTAACGGCCGATTTAACCTTGTTGACGGGGCTAAATGTCACCGTGGTTCCACAATATTCGAAAACTCCAGTAACAAGAAGGTTAGGCTTGGGGTGATCGTAGTGTCGCCAACTGAAGAACGAGTTCTAGAAGGACTATCAAATTCTTTCTTTGTGCGGGGCCATGACCGGCCTGGAAGACAAAATAACTTGTGCCATAACAGCTCAAACAGACAAA AACAAAATAGCCCAATGCCTAACCTGCCACAGCTGTCACGGATAAATTCAACTCAAACTGCAAGAAACA GATTGGATGTAATTGGGGGACAATCACAGCTTCCATTTCCAGGAACTAATAGGCTTTCTACAGAACCATCTACCAGT GCTTTGATACCACCATACCTTAATCCTGATTTGCTGAGTGTGGCCCAAGCTGTTTGCAGACAAAACG GGCAAGCTCTGGTTGACAATGATTATCAAGAACAAAATAGCCCAATGCCTAACCGGCCACACTCGTCACGGATAAATTCAACTCAAACTGCGGGAAACA GATTGGATATAATTGGGGAACAATCACAGCTTCCATATCCAGGAACTAATATGCTTTCTACAAAACCATCTACCAGT GCTTTGATACCACCATACCTTGATCCTGATTTGCTGATGGTGGCCCAAGCTATTTGCAGACAAAACG ATACGCGATTCAATACAAAcccaacaacacttgcagtgcAACTTGTACGGGATAGCGTCAATGGAACCGAGCAAGCATCATTGGAACCTTCTTGA
- the LOC101785068 gene encoding uncharacterized protein LOC101785068 isoform X4: MGKRVKSTHKSTSQTHNEGGRQGLRGKRVTSLTDLESYSTSASSTDDTSPERTKRRRRRTRSSRNARKNEMLKLLNVKFDEQSKQNTESKDDISEMRKQLEKVLENQNVQSKELEKLRKQSELHTNGTSHASDAPSFSFFHRSQSNQLQPPRYRLVFRSGNIDTIEKGQTIDISVALVEGNNDQTVENGPLASATVELVVVNAEFNEHDNQHNWSREDFESYVKKPRRGNVDQSAKSIVSNGRFNLVDGAKCHRGSTIFENSSNKKVRLGVIVVSPTEERVLEGLSNSFFVRGHDRPGRQNNLCHNSSNRQRQPLVDNDHQEQNSPMPNLPQLSRINSTQTARNRLDVIGGQSQLPFPGTNRLSTEPSTSALIPPYLNPDLLSVAQAVCRQNGQALVDNDYQEQNSPMPNRPHSSRINSTQTAGNRLDIIGEQSQLPYPGTNMLSTKPSTSALIPPYLDPDLLMVAQAICRQNDTRFNTNPTTLAVQLVRDSVNGTEQASLEPS, translated from the exons ATGGGCAAGCGAGTGAAGTCAACTCACAAGTCAACATCACAAACTCACAACGAAGGGGGGCGTCAGGGCCTCAGGGGCAAGCGAGTGACGTCGCTGACGGACCTCGAGTCCTACTCCACGAGCGCGAG CTCAACTGATGACACATCTCCAGAGAGAACTAAACGTAGAAGACGACGGACTCGGTCTTCAAGAAATGCTAGGAAAAATGAG ATGCTAAAATTACTCAATGTGAAGTTTGACGAACAATCAAAGCAGAATACTGAAAGTAAGGATGACATTAGTGAAATGCGCAAACAGTTGGAGAAGGTTCTTGAAAATCAAAATGTTCAGAGCAAAGAATTGGAGAAGCTCCGCAAACAATCAGAGCTTCATACTAACGGCACAAGTCATGCTTCTGATGCTCCAAG TTTTTCCTTCTTTCACAGATCACAATCAAATCAACTGCAGCCACCTAGATACCGACTGGTATTCAGATCTGGGAATATTGACACAATTGAAAAAGGGCAAACCATAGATATAAGTGTAGCTCTAGTTGAGGGTAATAATGATCAAACTGTAGAAAATGGACCCCTTGCTTCTGCTACAGTTGAGTTGGTTGTCGTTAACGCAGAGTTCAATGAACATGATAATCAACACAATTGGTCCAGAGAGGATTTTGAGTCCTACGTGAAAAAACCACGTCGTGGGAATGTGGATCAGTCAGCAAAATCAATAGTTAGTAACGGCCGATTTAACCTTGTTGACGGGGCTAAATGTCACCGTGGTTCCACAATATTCGAAAACTCCAGTAACAAGAAGGTTAGGCTTGGGGTGATCGTAGTGTCGCCAACTGAAGAACGAGTTCTAGAAGGACTATCAAATTCTTTCTTTGTGCGGGGCCATGACCGGCCTGGAAGACAAAATAACTTGTGCCATAACAGCTCAAACAGACAAA GGCAACCTCTTGTTGACAATGATCATCAAGAACAAAATAGCCCAATGCCTAACCTGCCACAGCTGTCACGGATAAATTCAACTCAAACTGCAAGAAACA GATTGGATGTAATTGGGGGACAATCACAGCTTCCATTTCCAGGAACTAATAGGCTTTCTACAGAACCATCTACCAGT GCTTTGATACCACCATACCTTAATCCTGATTTGCTGAGTGTGGCCCAAGCTGTTTGCAGACAAAACG GGCAAGCTCTGGTTGACAATGATTATCAAGAACAAAATAGCCCAATGCCTAACCGGCCACACTCGTCACGGATAAATTCAACTCAAACTGCGGGAAACA GATTGGATATAATTGGGGAACAATCACAGCTTCCATATCCAGGAACTAATATGCTTTCTACAAAACCATCTACCAGT GCTTTGATACCACCATACCTTGATCCTGATTTGCTGATGGTGGCCCAAGCTATTTGCAGACAAAACG ATACGCGATTCAATACAAAcccaacaacacttgcagtgcAACTTGTACGGGATAGCGTCAATGGAACCGAGCAAGCATCATTGGAACCTTCTTGA
- the LOC101785068 gene encoding uncharacterized protein LOC101785068 isoform X2: MGKRVKSTHKSTSQTHNEGGRQGLRGKRVTSLTDLESYSTSASSTDDTSPERTKRRRRRTRSSRNARKNEDILTCSQYNDILQMLKLLNVKFDEQSKQNTESKDDISEMRKQLEKVLENQNVQSKELEKLRKQSELHTNGTSHASDAPRSQSNQLQPPRYRLVFRSGNIDTIEKGQTIDISVALVEGNNDQTVENGPLASATVELVVVNAEFNEHDNQHNWSREDFESYVKKPRRGNVDQSAKSIVSNGRFNLVDGAKCHRGSTIFENSSNKKVRLGVIVVSPTEERVLEGLSNSFFVRGHDRPGRQNNLCHNSSNRQRQPLVDNDHQEQNSPMPNLPQLSRINSTQTARNRLDVIGGQSQLPFPGTNRLSTEPSTSALIPPYLNPDLLSVAQAVCRQNGQALVDNDYQEQNSPMPNRPHSSRINSTQTAGNRLDIIGEQSQLPYPGTNMLSTKPSTSALIPPYLDPDLLMVAQAICRQNDTRFNTNPTTLAVQLVRDSVNGTEQASLEPS, encoded by the exons ATGGGCAAGCGAGTGAAGTCAACTCACAAGTCAACATCACAAACTCACAACGAAGGGGGGCGTCAGGGCCTCAGGGGCAAGCGAGTGACGTCGCTGACGGACCTCGAGTCCTACTCCACGAGCGCGAG CTCAACTGATGACACATCTCCAGAGAGAACTAAACGTAGAAGACGACGGACTCGGTCTTCAAGAAATGCTAGGAAAAATGAG gatatATTAACATGCTCTCAATACAATGACATCCTACAGATGCTAAAATTACTCAATGTGAAGTTTGACGAACAATCAAAGCAGAATACTGAAAGTAAGGATGACATTAGTGAAATGCGCAAACAGTTGGAGAAGGTTCTTGAAAATCAAAATGTTCAGAGCAAAGAATTGGAGAAGCTCCGCAAACAATCAGAGCTTCATACTAACGGCACAAGTCATGCTTCTGATGCTCCAAG ATCACAATCAAATCAACTGCAGCCACCTAGATACCGACTGGTATTCAGATCTGGGAATATTGACACAATTGAAAAAGGGCAAACCATAGATATAAGTGTAGCTCTAGTTGAGGGTAATAATGATCAAACTGTAGAAAATGGACCCCTTGCTTCTGCTACAGTTGAGTTGGTTGTCGTTAACGCAGAGTTCAATGAACATGATAATCAACACAATTGGTCCAGAGAGGATTTTGAGTCCTACGTGAAAAAACCACGTCGTGGGAATGTGGATCAGTCAGCAAAATCAATAGTTAGTAACGGCCGATTTAACCTTGTTGACGGGGCTAAATGTCACCGTGGTTCCACAATATTCGAAAACTCCAGTAACAAGAAGGTTAGGCTTGGGGTGATCGTAGTGTCGCCAACTGAAGAACGAGTTCTAGAAGGACTATCAAATTCTTTCTTTGTGCGGGGCCATGACCGGCCTGGAAGACAAAATAACTTGTGCCATAACAGCTCAAACAGACAAA GGCAACCTCTTGTTGACAATGATCATCAAGAACAAAATAGCCCAATGCCTAACCTGCCACAGCTGTCACGGATAAATTCAACTCAAACTGCAAGAAACA GATTGGATGTAATTGGGGGACAATCACAGCTTCCATTTCCAGGAACTAATAGGCTTTCTACAGAACCATCTACCAGT GCTTTGATACCACCATACCTTAATCCTGATTTGCTGAGTGTGGCCCAAGCTGTTTGCAGACAAAACG GGCAAGCTCTGGTTGACAATGATTATCAAGAACAAAATAGCCCAATGCCTAACCGGCCACACTCGTCACGGATAAATTCAACTCAAACTGCGGGAAACA GATTGGATATAATTGGGGAACAATCACAGCTTCCATATCCAGGAACTAATATGCTTTCTACAAAACCATCTACCAGT GCTTTGATACCACCATACCTTGATCCTGATTTGCTGATGGTGGCCCAAGCTATTTGCAGACAAAACG ATACGCGATTCAATACAAAcccaacaacacttgcagtgcAACTTGTACGGGATAGCGTCAATGGAACCGAGCAAGCATCATTGGAACCTTCTTGA
- the LOC101785068 gene encoding uncharacterized protein LOC101785068 isoform X5, with protein sequence MGKRVKSTHKSTSQTHNEGGRQGLRGKRVTSLTDLESYSTSASSTDDTSPERTKRRRRRTRSSRNARKNEDILTCSQYNDILQMLKLLNVKFDEQSKQNTESKDDISEMRKQLEKVLENQNVQSKELEKLRKQSELHTNGTSHASDAPSFSFFHRSQSNQLQPPRYRLVFRSGNIDTIEKGQTIDISVALVEGNNDQTVENGPLASATVELVVVNAEFNEHDNQHNWSREDFESYVKKPRRGNVDQSAKSIVSNGRFNLVDGAKCHRGSTIFENSSNKKVRLGVIVVSPTEERVLEGLSNSFFVRGHDRPGRQNNLCHNSSNRQRQPLVDNDHQEQNSPMPNLPQLSRINSTQTARNRLDVIGGQSQLPFPGTNRLSTEPSTSALIPPYLDPDLLMVAQAICRQNDTRFNTNPTTLAVQLVRDSVNGTEQASLEPS encoded by the exons ATGGGCAAGCGAGTGAAGTCAACTCACAAGTCAACATCACAAACTCACAACGAAGGGGGGCGTCAGGGCCTCAGGGGCAAGCGAGTGACGTCGCTGACGGACCTCGAGTCCTACTCCACGAGCGCGAG CTCAACTGATGACACATCTCCAGAGAGAACTAAACGTAGAAGACGACGGACTCGGTCTTCAAGAAATGCTAGGAAAAATGAG gatatATTAACATGCTCTCAATACAATGACATCCTACAGATGCTAAAATTACTCAATGTGAAGTTTGACGAACAATCAAAGCAGAATACTGAAAGTAAGGATGACATTAGTGAAATGCGCAAACAGTTGGAGAAGGTTCTTGAAAATCAAAATGTTCAGAGCAAAGAATTGGAGAAGCTCCGCAAACAATCAGAGCTTCATACTAACGGCACAAGTCATGCTTCTGATGCTCCAAG TTTTTCCTTCTTTCACAGATCACAATCAAATCAACTGCAGCCACCTAGATACCGACTGGTATTCAGATCTGGGAATATTGACACAATTGAAAAAGGGCAAACCATAGATATAAGTGTAGCTCTAGTTGAGGGTAATAATGATCAAACTGTAGAAAATGGACCCCTTGCTTCTGCTACAGTTGAGTTGGTTGTCGTTAACGCAGAGTTCAATGAACATGATAATCAACACAATTGGTCCAGAGAGGATTTTGAGTCCTACGTGAAAAAACCACGTCGTGGGAATGTGGATCAGTCAGCAAAATCAATAGTTAGTAACGGCCGATTTAACCTTGTTGACGGGGCTAAATGTCACCGTGGTTCCACAATATTCGAAAACTCCAGTAACAAGAAGGTTAGGCTTGGGGTGATCGTAGTGTCGCCAACTGAAGAACGAGTTCTAGAAGGACTATCAAATTCTTTCTTTGTGCGGGGCCATGACCGGCCTGGAAGACAAAATAACTTGTGCCATAACAGCTCAAACAGACAAA GGCAACCTCTTGTTGACAATGATCATCAAGAACAAAATAGCCCAATGCCTAACCTGCCACAGCTGTCACGGATAAATTCAACTCAAACTGCAAGAAACA GATTGGATGTAATTGGGGGACAATCACAGCTTCCATTTCCAGGAACTAATAGGCTTTCTACAGAACCATCTACCAGT GCTTTGATACCACCATACCTTGATCCTGATTTGCTGATGGTGGCCCAAGCTATTTGCAGACAAAACG ATACGCGATTCAATACAAAcccaacaacacttgcagtgcAACTTGTACGGGATAGCGTCAATGGAACCGAGCAAGCATCATTGGAACCTTCTTGA
- the LOC105915002 gene encoding protein MID1-COMPLEMENTING ACTIVITY 2-like: MVEFWDMVGKAANLLQLFGGDAITLITLVASCFWQFHEVKKECRKLEDSVRMLRLLLLSPAGCWIMQQQNLELLGHLVTNALMDADDLVRSCSESTPSLRVLRGRGMSRQFRDLRKSIDSYCCLILSINGFLLVVQANPPPPSSLVRTQVNHVTVAGFQSNRNIEPLGILFSGVQHF, encoded by the exons ATGGTCGAGTTTTGGGACATGGTCGGGAAGGCGGCCAACCTGCTTCAGCTATTCGGAGGGGACGCCATCACGCTCATCACCCTCGTCGCGAGCTGCTTCTGGCAGTTTCATGAGGTTAAGAAGGAATGCCGGAAGCTGGAGGACAGTGTGCGGATGCTCCGGCTGCTCCTGCTCTCGCCAGCCGGCTGCTGGATCATGCAGCAGCAGAACTTGGAGCTGCTGGGGCATCTCGTGACCAATGCACTCATGGACGCAGACGACCTCGTCCGGTCCTGCAGCGAGAGCACGCCGTCTTTGCGTGTCCTGAGGGGCAGGGGCATGTCCAGGCAGTTCCGCGATCTGCGCAAGAGCATCGACTCCTATTGTTGCCTCATCCTCTCCATCAACGGCTTCCTCCTCGTCGTGCAAGCCaaccctcctcctccgtcctcgCTTGTCAG GACTCAGGTGAACCATGTAACTGTTGCTGGTTTCCAGTCCAACAGAAACATTGAACCATTAGGTATTCTATTTTCTGGCGTGCAGCATTTCTGA